In Oligoflexia bacterium, a single genomic region encodes these proteins:
- the polA gene encoding DNA polymerase I, whose product MDMKKTNNDQKLFLIDGSALAYRSHFSFISNPLKNSEGMETSAVFGFTNTLLNLIKKENPSHIAVVFDGPKKTFRHEMYKEYKATREKMPDELKIQLPYIRKIVEEMNIPYLVMDGYEADDIIGTLAKQSAKEGIHAYMVSGDKDFMQLLEDNISMYTMKKGTVDIVGVEGPVKKWGITPEQVIDFMALMGDSSDNIPGVPGIGPKTALKLIEQFKHLNGIYKNLNQVKPEKLQIKLAENKEHAFLSQDLVTIKTDVPVNTSFEELSISPFNKPELETIFDELDFHSLKRFLNPKSTRDTESKSKDVVVSKPAPKTTQKQKSTGKVTGTYTCIESQQQLDELIKTLNKQSLFALDTETTGLNPIEAELVGISVAFKEQEAFFIPVHPGHLDFETTLKKLKPILENPRIKKGGQNIKYDMHILSKYDIQVAGISFDTMLSSYVLASDQRQHGMDHIAEKYLGLKKIPTEALIGKGQKQISMDQVELDKLSHYACEDADVTLRLYNYFDRQFKSNKNLSKLYEDLEIPLLCVLQKMEAHGMLLDIKKLKSLSNKLSKRLIQLTEDIHQKAGESFNINSPKQMGPILFEKIKVHEGSGIKKLKKTKTGYATDHATLEKFSDHPLVASILEYRNLSKLMSTYIETLPKLITKRTGRIHTSFNQTIASTGRLSSSDPNLQNIPIRSEYGKEIREAFIAPEGSCLISADYSQVELRMLAHLANDETLIKTFEQDLDVHTQTAATIFNKDPKDVDANLRSRAKAINFGVLYGMGPQRLSKETGVSLNEAKDFIASYFNSFSKVKDYLNAQIEFAKQHGYIETILGRQRPLPDIYSKNPMIKANAERIATNTPIQGSAADLIKKAMLDIDAELSKQKLKSKLVLQVHDELVLEVLNEEIESVKKLTRQCMEKALNLKVPLKVDLGLGQNWSQAH is encoded by the coding sequence ATGGATATGAAAAAAACCAACAATGACCAAAAACTATTTTTAATTGACGGCTCAGCCCTGGCTTACCGAAGCCATTTTTCATTTATCAGTAATCCCTTAAAAAATTCTGAAGGCATGGAAACCAGTGCCGTTTTTGGTTTTACCAATACACTTTTAAATCTTATCAAAAAAGAAAACCCCTCTCATATTGCTGTTGTTTTCGATGGTCCTAAAAAAACTTTTAGGCATGAGATGTACAAAGAATACAAAGCTACCCGTGAAAAAATGCCGGATGAGCTCAAAATTCAACTACCGTATATACGTAAAATTGTTGAAGAAATGAATATTCCTTACTTGGTTATGGATGGTTATGAAGCCGATGATATCATTGGAACTTTAGCCAAACAATCCGCCAAAGAAGGAATTCATGCGTATATGGTCAGTGGTGATAAAGACTTTATGCAGCTCTTAGAAGACAATATTTCTATGTATACCATGAAAAAAGGCACAGTAGATATTGTAGGCGTTGAAGGGCCTGTTAAAAAATGGGGTATCACGCCAGAACAAGTTATTGACTTTATGGCTTTGATGGGTGACAGCTCAGATAATATACCCGGCGTTCCAGGAATTGGTCCTAAAACAGCTTTAAAGCTTATTGAGCAATTTAAACATTTAAACGGCATTTATAAAAACCTGAACCAAGTTAAACCTGAAAAACTTCAAATAAAACTTGCAGAAAATAAAGAACATGCTTTTTTAAGCCAAGATCTTGTCACTATAAAAACAGATGTTCCCGTTAATACCAGTTTTGAAGAACTCAGCATCAGTCCTTTTAATAAACCTGAATTAGAAACTATTTTTGATGAATTAGATTTTCATTCTTTAAAACGTTTTTTAAACCCTAAATCAACACGTGACACTGAGTCAAAAAGTAAAGATGTGGTTGTTTCTAAACCAGCACCCAAAACAACTCAAAAACAAAAATCTACTGGAAAAGTAACCGGTACTTACACCTGCATTGAATCTCAACAACAATTAGATGAATTAATTAAGACCTTAAACAAACAAAGTCTTTTTGCATTGGACACAGAAACCACCGGTCTCAACCCTATAGAGGCAGAGCTTGTAGGTATTTCCGTTGCTTTTAAAGAACAAGAGGCTTTTTTTATTCCAGTGCATCCGGGCCACCTTGACTTTGAGACCACATTAAAAAAGCTAAAACCCATTTTAGAAAATCCAAGAATTAAAAAAGGCGGTCAAAACATAAAGTATGATATGCATATTTTATCAAAATATGACATTCAAGTTGCTGGCATCAGTTTTGACACCATGCTAAGTTCTTATGTTTTAGCATCCGATCAACGCCAACATGGTATGGATCATATTGCAGAAAAATACCTAGGATTGAAAAAAATTCCAACGGAAGCTCTAATTGGCAAAGGGCAGAAACAAATTTCTATGGATCAGGTTGAACTTGATAAACTATCGCACTATGCTTGCGAAGATGCTGATGTTACACTGCGACTTTACAACTACTTTGATCGTCAATTCAAAAGCAATAAAAACTTAAGCAAACTTTATGAAGATTTAGAAATTCCCCTATTGTGTGTTCTCCAAAAAATGGAAGCGCACGGCATGCTTTTAGATATAAAAAAGCTTAAATCACTTTCCAATAAATTGAGTAAACGTTTAATTCAACTTACTGAAGATATTCATCAAAAAGCTGGAGAGAGCTTTAACATCAACTCTCCCAAACAAATGGGTCCTATTTTATTTGAAAAAATTAAAGTACATGAAGGCTCAGGTATTAAAAAACTTAAAAAAACCAAGACGGGTTACGCCACAGACCATGCAACCCTAGAAAAATTTTCTGATCATCCCTTGGTTGCCTCAATTTTAGAATATAGAAACTTATCCAAATTGATGTCCACTTACATTGAAACCTTACCCAAACTGATTACAAAACGAACAGGTCGCATTCATACTTCATTCAATCAAACCATTGCTTCTACAGGTAGACTATCCAGTTCAGATCCTAACTTACAAAATATCCCTATTCGCTCTGAGTATGGCAAAGAGATTCGTGAAGCTTTTATTGCCCCGGAAGGCTCATGCTTGATTTCAGCAGATTACTCTCAGGTTGAATTGCGTATGCTAGCCCACCTTGCAAATGACGAAACCTTAATTAAAACCTTTGAACAAGACCTTGATGTCCACACCCAAACTGCGGCCACGATTTTTAATAAAGATCCAAAAGATGTTGATGCAAATTTGAGAAGCCGCGCCAAAGCCATTAATTTTGGTGTTCTTTATGGAATGGGACCACAACGCTTATCCAAAGAAACGGGAGTTAGTTTAAACGAAGCCAAAGACTTTATTGCTTCATATTTTAATAGCTTTTCAAAAGTTAAAGACTACTTAAATGCGCAGATTGAATTTGCTAAACAACATGGTTACATTGAAACCATCCTAGGACGGCAAAGACCTTTGCCTGATATATACAGCAAAAACCCTATGATTAAAGCCAATGCTGAGCGTATTGCCACCAATACACCCATTCAAGGTAGCGCAGCAGATCTGATAAAAAAAGCCATGCTAGATATTGATGCAGAGCTAAGTAAACAAAAACTAAAAAGTAAATTGGTACTCCAGGTTCACGATGAGTTGGTATTAGAAGTGCTTAATGAAGAAATTGAGTCGGTTAAAAAATTAACCCGACAATGCATGGAAAAAGCCTTAAATTTAAAAGTCCCTTTAAAAGTGGATTTAGGCTTGGGGCAAAACTGGTCACAAGCGCATTAG
- a CDS encoding adenosylhomocysteinase, with protein MDYKVKDINLAESGDKKISWAESRMPVLMSLREKAKKEQPLKGHTIAGCLHVTKETAVLIETLKTAGAEIAWSGCNPLSTQDDIAASLAKRGIAIYAWHGMNNDDFYKCIDATIEKKPNLTLDDGADLIFTVHNKYPDLTADIIGGTEETTTGVHRLRAMAKDGALKYPVFAVNDSATKWDFDNVYGTGQSSLDGLLRATSVLIAGKNFVVAGYGHCGRGVAMRAQGMGAKTIITEVDPVAALRATLEGHTVMTMDEAAKHGDIFMTATGMKDVIVKRHFESMKDGAIVSNTGHYDCELNLADLESIKENKREIRTSNEEYTLKNGNRIYVIGQGRLINLVAAEGHPSEVMDMSFANQFSAMVKLAKEGQSLENQVYILPSELDEEIAGIKLKTMGLGIDSLTEDQIAYLTDYASGT; from the coding sequence ATGGATTACAAAGTTAAAGATATTAACCTAGCCGAAAGTGGAGATAAAAAAATTTCTTGGGCAGAAAGCAGAATGCCCGTCTTGATGAGTTTAAGAGAAAAAGCCAAAAAAGAGCAACCTTTAAAAGGTCATACCATTGCCGGTTGTCTTCATGTCACCAAAGAAACTGCCGTATTGATTGAAACGCTTAAAACCGCCGGAGCAGAAATTGCTTGGTCAGGTTGCAATCCTCTATCCACACAAGATGACATTGCTGCCTCATTGGCCAAGCGGGGGATTGCCATTTATGCTTGGCATGGCATGAATAACGATGACTTTTACAAGTGCATAGATGCCACCATAGAAAAGAAACCAAACCTTACCTTGGATGATGGAGCTGACCTTATTTTTACAGTTCACAATAAATATCCAGACTTAACTGCTGATATTATCGGCGGAACAGAAGAAACCACCACAGGTGTTCACAGGCTAAGAGCCATGGCAAAAGACGGTGCTTTAAAATATCCTGTATTTGCGGTCAATGATTCTGCAACAAAATGGGATTTTGATAATGTTTATGGCACTGGCCAATCCTCTTTGGATGGCCTTTTAAGAGCTACCAGTGTACTTATTGCTGGAAAAAATTTTGTAGTAGCAGGTTATGGCCACTGTGGTCGTGGTGTTGCCATGCGTGCTCAAGGTATGGGTGCAAAAACCATTATTACTGAAGTAGACCCTGTAGCGGCTCTTCGTGCAACTTTAGAGGGACACACAGTCATGACCATGGATGAAGCTGCCAAACATGGTGATATTTTTATGACTGCAACAGGTATGAAAGACGTTATTGTCAAAAGACATTTTGAGTCTATGAAAGACGGTGCTATCGTATCCAACACAGGCCACTATGACTGCGAGTTGAATCTAGCAGACTTAGAAAGTATCAAAGAAAACAAACGTGAAATCAGAACCAGCAATGAAGAATACACTTTAAAAAATGGCAACCGAATTTATGTCATTGGTCAAGGTCGTCTTATCAACTTGGTTGCAGCAGAAGGCCATCCTTCTGAAGTAATGGACATGTCTTTTGCCAACCAGTTCTCTGCTATGGTTAAATTGGCAAAAGAAGGGCAAAGTTTGGAAAATCAGG